The following coding sequences lie in one Microvirga sp. 17 mud 1-3 genomic window:
- a CDS encoding TIGR00730 family Rossman fold protein — protein sequence MPAIKSICVYCGSGFGDDPVFAENAAALGRAMAEQDISLVYGGGNVGLMGTIAQSVLDHGGYVTGIIPDFLKARERLLEAVQETITVPDMHTRKRLMFEKADAFVALPGGIGTLEELVEQMTWAQLGRHTKPILMLSTKGFWKPLLSLLAHMRNEGFIRPGLELNYLVAEQVEDVIPMLTASVRRVGLVANADMIERRF from the coding sequence ATGCCTGCGATCAAATCCATTTGCGTGTACTGCGGCTCCGGTTTCGGAGACGACCCCGTTTTCGCCGAGAATGCGGCGGCATTAGGCCGCGCAATGGCTGAGCAGGACATCAGCCTCGTCTATGGGGGCGGCAATGTGGGCCTCATGGGCACCATCGCGCAATCCGTGCTCGATCATGGCGGCTACGTCACGGGCATCATTCCGGACTTCCTGAAGGCCCGGGAAAGGCTCCTGGAGGCCGTGCAGGAGACCATCACGGTCCCGGATATGCACACCCGCAAGCGCCTGATGTTCGAGAAGGCGGACGCCTTCGTGGCCCTGCCCGGCGGCATCGGCACCCTGGAGGAGCTCGTGGAGCAAATGACCTGGGCGCAGCTAGGGCGGCACACCAAGCCGATCCTAATGCTCAGCACCAAGGGTTTCTGGAAGCCTCTCCTGAGCCTTCTCGCGCACATGCGCAACGAAGGCTTCATCCGCCCGGGCCTCGAGCTCAACTACCTCGTGGCCGAGCAGGTCGAGGACGTAATTCCCATGCTCACGGCCTCAGTCCGCCGCGTAGGCCTCGTGGCCAATGCCGACATGATCGAGCGGCGTTTTTAG